The Zootoca vivipara chromosome 4, rZooViv1.1, whole genome shotgun sequence genome has a segment encoding these proteins:
- the ICOSLG gene encoding ICOS ligand: MVPKSFGFMMFLWVQTAANISVTGIIGSTVELRCDELNGTFILNNFRVIWQKEGEIECFVETYDSDEDLTSYRMKNQCPDFTGRTRFNEEPKEGKFTLQLLKISPKDEFTYSCVVLKNEKGKFTIHREVKTNLKVAANYSTPVLTHMSSGEETTFSCTSSHGYPQPKVYWVNHTDISLLNSTQHYTRAPDGTISVFSTLTVKAATGIKLECTVENEQLHQNLTATIDTTSPENSPSVDNTPSKTKGAVLGSVAAVSVVILLILYIVWKKRRTSVPKTYIAEHGLERNTYTLPAACHV, from the exons ctttGGATTCATGATGTTCCTTTGGGTTCAGACAGCTG CTAACATATCAGTGACTGGCATAATAGGAAGTACTGTTGAACTGAGATGTGATGAGTTAAATGGCACATTCATCTTAAATAACTTTCGAGTAATatggcaaaaagaaggggaaatagaGTGCTTTGTAGAAACCTATGATTCTGATGAAGATCTGACTTCATATCGCATGAAAAACCAGTGTCCCGACTTCACAGGGAGGACTCGGTTTAATGAGGAACCGAAGGAGGGAAAATTTACTCTGCAACTGTTAAAGATCAGTCCTAAAGATGAGTTCACATATAGCTGTGTGGTACTGAAGAATGAAAAAGGAAAATTTACAATACACAGAGAAgtaaaaacaaacctcaaagtggcAG caaattACAGCACGCCAGTTCTAACTCACATGTCATCTGGAGAAGAGACGACCTTTAGTTGCACTTCTAGCCACGGGTACCCACAACCAAAGGTTTATTGGGTAAATCATACTGACATCAGCCTCTTGAACTCAACTCAACATTATACTAGAGCGCCTGACGGGACGATCAGTGTTTTCAGTACGTTAACAGTGAAAGCAGCTACTGGTATCAAGTTAGAGTGTACAGTTGAGAATGAACAGCTGCACCAAAATCTAACTGCCACCA TTGACACAACCAGTCCTGAAAATAGCCCCTCGGTTGATAACACCCCAAGTAAGACAAAAGGTGCAGTTCTGGGTTCTGTTGCAGCTGTCTCAGTAGTCATTCTACTTATTTTGTACATCgtgtggaagaaaaggaggacttCTGTTCCGAAGACTTACATTG CAGAGCATGGACTGGAGCGGAACACTTACACACTTCCAGCAGCTTGCCATGTTTAA